From Campylobacter upsaliensis, the proteins below share one genomic window:
- the rsmH gene encoding 16S rRNA (cytosine(1402)-N(4))-methyltransferase RsmH: MQIPHIPVLPKEVNHLFEKLNEGLFLDCTLGYGGHSENLLKMHPNLHLIACDQDEEALQFSKERLREFDTRIKLYHSNFSQILERIDLKNLRGILADIGVSSLHLDKDERGFSLRSNFLDMRMDKSQSLSAFDVINTYSKEKLADIFKIYGELKDGAFLAEKIIKARVKKQIISAKELCEILGETRLKNRKISRAILAFQALRIEVNKELEVLELFLQKLEKAHLRDCILAIICFHSLEDRIVKNYFKKWAKACICDERAIRCECGANHNLGEILSKKPIMPDKEEIKANPRSSCAKMRAFYFK; encoded by the coding sequence AAGCTCAATGAAGGACTTTTTTTAGACTGCACTTTGGGTTATGGTGGTCATAGTGAAAATTTGCTTAAAATGCATCCTAATTTGCATTTAATCGCCTGCGATCAAGATGAGGAGGCATTACAATTTTCTAAAGAGCGTTTAAGAGAATTTGACACGAGAATAAAGTTGTATCACTCAAATTTTTCGCAAATTTTAGAGCGGATTGATTTGAAAAATTTAAGAGGAATTTTAGCGGACATAGGTGTTTCTTCTTTGCATTTAGATAAAGATGAAAGAGGCTTTTCATTGCGTTCAAATTTTTTAGATATGAGAATGGATAAAAGCCAATCTTTAAGTGCTTTTGATGTGATTAACACCTACTCAAAAGAAAAACTTGCAGATATTTTTAAGATTTATGGAGAGCTAAAAGATGGAGCTTTTTTAGCGGAGAAAATCATTAAGGCTAGGGTAAAAAAGCAAATTATAAGTGCTAAGGAGCTTTGTGAAATTTTAGGTGAAACAAGGCTTAAAAATCGAAAAATTTCTCGTGCGATTTTAGCCTTTCAAGCTTTAAGAATAGAGGTTAATAAAGAGCTTGAAGTTTTGGAACTTTTTTTACAAAAGCTTGAAAAAGCACATTTGAGAGATTGTATTTTAGCTATAATTTGCTTTCATTCTTTAGAGGATAGGATAGTAAAAAATTATTTTAAAAAATGGGCTAAAGCTTGTATTTGTGATGAAAGGGCGATTCGTTGCGAGTGCGGAGCAAATCATAATTTAGGCGAAATTTTAAGCAAAAAGCCCATTATGCCAGATAAAGAGGAGATAAAAGCTAATCCGCGTTCATCTTGTGCAAAAATGCGAGCCTTTTATTTTAAGTGA
- a CDS encoding D-amino-acid transaminase produces the protein MMQEKEIVFLNGEFLHKDQAKISIFDRGFIFGDGIYEVVPIVFSKMVDKEEFWQRFERSLGAIKLSLPYKKEEFEDILKDLIAKNSLKEGGVYMQITRGVASREFSFVKNLKPTIMAFAFECSVLKSEFEEGVSVISVPDLRWKRRDIKAISLLAQCYAKEQAVEAGAFEAFMIEDGKVNEASSASAFIIKDQTLITKPFSNAILPGIRRLNILKFAKELGLKIEQRAFSMQEVYEADEVFISAATLLLLSVVKADGKLINGGKVGKYVPKLRAKYIEKITKEALAQ, from the coding sequence ATGATGCAAGAAAAAGAGATTGTTTTTTTAAATGGAGAATTTTTACACAAAGATCAGGCTAAAATTAGCATTTTTGATAGGGGTTTTATTTTTGGCGATGGGATTTATGAAGTTGTGCCTATTGTTTTTTCTAAAATGGTCGATAAGGAGGAATTTTGGCAGAGATTTGAGAGAAGCTTGGGGGCGATTAAGCTTAGTTTGCCTTACAAAAAAGAGGAATTTGAAGATATTTTAAAAGATTTGATTGCTAAAAATTCCTTAAAAGAAGGCGGAGTTTATATGCAAATAACCAGAGGCGTGGCGTCTAGGGAATTTAGCTTTGTGAAAAATCTTAAGCCTACTATTATGGCTTTTGCTTTTGAGTGCAGTGTTTTAAAGAGCGAATTTGAAGAGGGGGTGAGTGTGATTAGTGTGCCTGATTTGCGTTGGAAGAGGCGTGATATAAAAGCCATATCCCTTTTAGCACAGTGCTATGCTAAAGAACAAGCCGTTGAGGCTGGGGCATTTGAGGCTTTTATGATAGAAGATGGTAAGGTTAATGAAGCTTCAAGTGCTTCTGCTTTTATCATTAAAGATCAAACTCTCATTACTAAACCTTTTTCAAACGCTATTTTGCCGGGTATTAGACGATTAAATATCCTCAAATTTGCTAAAGAGCTTGGCTTAAAAATCGAACAAAGAGCCTTTAGTATGCAAGAAGTCTATGAGGCTGATGAAGTCTTTATCTCAGCAGCCACACTTTTGCTTCTTAGCGTGGTAAAAGCGGATGGAAAGCTTATAAATGGCGGAAAGGTGGGCAAATATGTCCCAAAACTTAGAGCTAAATATATCGAAAAAATCACAAAGGAGGCTTTAGCCCAGTAA
- a CDS encoding SH3 domain-containing C40 family peptidase yields MRYILCFVAFLFMACSTHKAPQKPLENQSLQKVNSPYATLEFEQNLSMLPALNSTIKTNPQKFKTAFFAPWHSHFKQFKNTNLFWSFSGYKSGNYYFFNKQKIPLSWFNTQIKNANIKALNSLNQKALVVQNSILKNFPTQKAILKNPFLQGEGIPFDYASDSVLNAGSAVLISHLSLDKRYAFVMSESGFGFVERKNLELFDDRRAKIYEKLNFITPLKEKMPILDERGQFFFETRMGALYPYYKSDATHYYGKIGARKYKIAKKIASPFPLKLNEVNLKNQVAELLALPYGWGGYDYERDCSLFLRDIFAAFGIYLPRNSLAQNKSFKNFDISFLSNEEKKAVLKRFAKPYATLLYMRGHIMLYAGEIDHKSVALHSIWGLRLDEKQRLLIGQSVFTSLEIGKNQIPKENLLLSKLSHLSFLELSDYEALELSDYLTGLKPPL; encoded by the coding sequence ATGCGTTATATTTTGTGTTTTGTAGCTTTTTTATTTATGGCTTGCTCCACTCACAAAGCCCCTCAAAAACCTTTAGAAAATCAAAGCTTACAAAAAGTCAATTCCCCTTATGCTACCCTAGAATTTGAACAAAATTTAAGTATGCTTCCCGCTCTAAATAGCACCATAAAAACTAATCCGCAAAAATTCAAAACAGCCTTTTTTGCCCCTTGGCATAGTCATTTTAAACAATTTAAAAATACGAATTTATTTTGGTCTTTTAGCGGATATAAAAGCGGAAATTATTATTTTTTCAATAAACAAAAAATCCCCCTTTCGTGGTTCAACACTCAAATCAAAAATGCCAACATCAAAGCCCTAAATTCACTCAATCAAAAAGCCCTAGTCGTGCAAAATAGCATTTTAAAAAATTTCCCCACTCAAAAAGCGATTTTGAAAAATCCTTTTTTACAAGGGGAGGGAATTCCCTTTGATTATGCAAGCGATTCTGTTTTAAATGCTGGAAGTGCCGTTTTGATCTCGCATTTGAGTTTAGATAAACGCTATGCTTTTGTGATGAGTGAAAGTGGCTTTGGCTTTGTGGAGAGAAAAAATTTAGAACTTTTTGACGATAGAAGAGCTAAAATTTATGAAAAGCTCAATTTCATCACCCCACTTAAAGAAAAAATGCCTATTTTAGATGAAAGAGGACAATTCTTTTTTGAAACGAGAATGGGAGCATTGTATCCTTATTACAAAAGCGATGCGACACATTATTATGGAAAAATAGGCGCTAGAAAATATAAAATCGCCAAAAAAATCGCTTCGCCTTTTCCGCTAAAATTAAATGAAGTCAATTTAAAAAACCAAGTCGCCGAGCTTTTGGCTTTACCTTATGGCTGGGGCGGGTATGATTATGAGCGTGATTGCTCCTTATTTTTAAGAGATATTTTCGCGGCTTTTGGAATTTATTTACCGCGAAATTCTTTAGCTCAAAATAAAAGCTTTAAAAATTTCGATATTAGTTTTTTAAGCAATGAAGAAAAAAAGGCGGTTTTAAAACGCTTCGCAAAGCCTTATGCAACGCTTCTTTATATGAGAGGACACATTATGCTTTATGCAGGAGAAATCGACCATAAAAGCGTAGCATTACATAGCATTTGGGGCTTGCGTTTAGATGAAAAGCAAAGACTTTTAATAGGACAAAGCGTCTTCACAAGCCTAGAAATAGGCAAAAATCAAATTCCAAAAGAAAATTTACTCCTTAGCAAACTCTCACACCTTAGCTTTTTAGAACTTAGCGATTATGAAGCTTTAGAGCTTAGCGATTATCTTACTGGGCTAAAGCCTCCTTTGTGA
- a CDS encoding ATP-dependent DNA helicase — translation MLDKLEKILQDRNVFLSGGAGVGKSFLTNQLKFSYRKQNKKLVALGSSALSAFNVGGVTLHSFFCLGRMENFEDLKNYDRLQKNKLKKLEKVLSKLDLIIVDEISMVSATIFDMVALRLKNSGFSGKILLVGDFFQLPPVVKEKQNSLFVNTYYAFASLFWEELRLKNVKLSVPKRTDNAEFYEHLSLLREGYLSEQTLDYFEKMLIKTWDLETLDDGFTLLCGINKRVNAINEQKLAKINAPLLNFKAKFEKKDENLSDGQFMAWVSGLGILEELKIKVGARIIFCMNNFEQNYYNGEQGIIEDIVEDERGILLQIMKNNGQMILLEPYIFELSEFKEEGEDLDLNIRASVVQYPIKLAYAITIHKSQGMSIEKLVCDIDHIFENGQLYVALSRATNPQSLKILYSKNWDFRSYFEKALKFDENVSCFYKENDFIDLEL, via the coding sequence ATGCTTGATAAATTAGAAAAAATTTTACAAGATCGTAATGTTTTTTTAAGTGGTGGGGCTGGTGTTGGCAAGAGTTTTTTAACAAATCAACTCAAATTTTCTTATAGAAAACAAAATAAAAAACTCGTAGCTTTAGGCTCTAGTGCTTTGAGTGCTTTTAATGTAGGCGGAGTTACTTTGCATAGCTTTTTTTGTTTAGGGCGAATGGAAAATTTTGAGGATTTGAAAAATTATGATAGATTGCAAAAAAATAAGCTAAAAAAGCTTGAAAAAGTGCTTTCTAAACTCGATTTAATTATTGTTGATGAAATCTCTATGGTAAGTGCGACTATTTTTGATATGGTAGCGTTAAGGCTTAAAAATTCAGGCTTTTCTGGGAAAATTTTGCTTGTGGGCGATTTTTTCCAGTTGCCCCCTGTGGTTAAAGAAAAGCAAAATTCTCTATTTGTCAATACTTACTACGCTTTTGCTTCGCTTTTTTGGGAGGAATTAAGGCTTAAAAATGTCAAACTTTCCGTGCCAAAACGAACAGATAATGCCGAATTTTATGAGCATTTATCGCTCTTGCGTGAGGGTTATTTAAGCGAACAAACGCTTGATTATTTTGAAAAAATGCTTATTAAAACTTGGGATTTAGAAACTTTAGATGATGGTTTTACTTTGCTTTGCGGGATTAATAAGAGGGTTAATGCAATCAATGAGCAAAAATTAGCCAAAATCAACGCACCCCTATTAAATTTCAAGGCTAAATTTGAAAAAAAAGATGAAAATTTAAGCGATGGACAATTTATGGCGTGGGTGAGTGGGCTTGGGATTTTGGAGGAGCTTAAGATAAAAGTGGGTGCTAGAATTATTTTTTGTATGAATAATTTTGAGCAAAATTATTATAATGGCGAGCAAGGAATTATCGAAGATATTGTGGAAGATGAGCGAGGAATTTTATTGCAAATTATGAAAAATAACGGACAAATGATACTTTTAGAGCCTTATATTTTTGAGCTTAGCGAATTTAAAGAGGAGGGCGAGGATCTTGATTTAAACATTAGAGCTAGTGTGGTGCAGTATCCCATAAAATTAGCTTATGCGATTACAATTCACAAATCGCAAGGAATGAGTATAGAAAAGCTTGTGTGTGATATTGACCATATTTTTGAAAATGGACAGCTTTATGTGGCACTTTCAAGAGCGACTAATCCTCAAAGTCTTAAAATTTTATATTCTAAAAATTGGGATTTTAGAAGCTATTTTGAAAAAGCGTTAAAATTTGATGAAAATGTAAGTTGTTTTTATAAAGAAAATGATTTTATTGATTTGGAATTGTAA
- the lolA gene encoding LolA-like outer membrane lipoprotein chaperone produces the protein MKFFILLSLICGFVFAYDLNYENYTSKFTQSVSSKNSQFDYKGHFVLEKDRAFWSYESPSKKEIYINKNEIVIVEHDLEQVSFARLEKIPNLNAIFKQAKEITPNKLKANYENVDYFITLFNDEVKSIQYTDEFENKVLITLHKPQKNTKINSQIFKPKFPQNYDILR, from the coding sequence ATGAAATTTTTTATCCTTTTAAGTCTAATTTGCGGTTTCGTTTTTGCTTATGATTTAAATTATGAAAATTACACAAGCAAATTTACTCAAAGTGTGAGTTCTAAAAATAGTCAATTTGACTATAAGGGACATTTTGTTTTAGAAAAGGATAGAGCCTTTTGGTCGTATGAAAGTCCAAGTAAAAAAGAAATTTATATTAATAAAAATGAAATTGTCATAGTCGAGCACGATTTGGAGCAAGTGAGCTTTGCAAGACTTGAAAAAATCCCAAATTTAAATGCCATTTTTAAACAAGCCAAAGAAATAACGCCTAATAAACTTAAGGCTAATTATGAAAATGTCGATTATTTTATCACGCTTTTTAATGATGAAGTCAAAAGCATACAATACACCGATGAATTTGAAAATAAAGTGCTTATCACACTTCATAAGCCTCAAAAAAATACCAAAATCAATTCTCAAATTTTCAAACCAAAATTTCCGCAAAATTACGATATCTTACGCTAA
- the secA gene encoding preprotein translocase subunit SecA, whose product MLLNTLKNIFGTKNEREVKKYLKRVTQINALESVYENLSDEELKAKFASFKEELLSEKKSLDELLNDVFAIVREVGKRTLNMRHFDVQLIGGMVLCEGKIAEMKTGEGKTLVATLPVVLNAMSGKGVHVVTVNDYLAKRDAEQMSAIYHFLGFSVGVVLSSQNSDLEHKKAYECDITYGTNNEFGFDYLRDNMKFSKAEKVQRGHHFVIVDEVDSILIDEARTPLIISGPTNRTLDGYIKANEVAKTLKRGESLEAKDLAKGVKASGDFIVDEKNRNILITEEGIAKAEKLFGVENLYSLDNAILAHQLDQALKAHNLFEKDVHYVLRGNEVVIVDEFTGRLSEGRRFSEGLHQALEAKEGVKIQEESQTLADITFQNYFRMYDKLAGMTGTAQTEATEFSQIYNLDVVSIPTNIPIKRQDRDDLIYKTQEEKFKAVIDEIKKANAKGQPVLVGTASIERSEVFHSMLAKEKIPHYVLNAKNHEQEALIIADAGKKGAVTIATNMAGRGVDIKINDEVRELGGLYIIGTERHESRRIDNQLRGRSGRQGDPGTSRFYLSLEDNLLRIFGGDKIKSIMERLGIKEGESIESRIVTRAVENAQKKVESLHFESRKHLLEYDDVANEQRKTIYRYRNELLDENYDIRAKISQNIKEYAQNTLNSMMMGESLDDFEALKQKIAHDFATEINEADFKELDLVALEEKLSEILERSYEEKMAQVAKEQLRNIERILYLQVLDNAWREHLYQMDILKTGIGLRGYNQKDPLVEYKKESYNLFLELVERIKFDSIKLLFSVQFSQKEVENLEQKVSKENEEFLENTAQIGASEDNLGEAEFKKVPRNAPCPCGSGKKFKECHGKSGPKRGFLA is encoded by the coding sequence ATGCTTTTAAATACCCTAAAAAATATCTTTGGCACGAAAAATGAGCGTGAGGTTAAAAAATATCTTAAAAGAGTAACGCAAATCAATGCTCTAGAGAGTGTTTATGAAAATTTGAGTGATGAGGAATTAAAGGCTAAATTTGCGAGTTTTAAAGAGGAGCTTTTGAGCGAAAAGAAAAGCTTAGATGAGCTTTTAAACGATGTATTTGCCATAGTAAGAGAGGTGGGAAAGAGAACGCTTAATATGCGTCATTTTGATGTGCAACTCATCGGTGGTATGGTGCTTTGTGAGGGTAAAATAGCCGAGATGAAAACGGGCGAAGGTAAAACTTTAGTGGCGACTTTACCTGTGGTTTTAAATGCGATGAGTGGCAAGGGTGTGCATGTAGTAACGGTAAATGATTATCTTGCTAAAAGAGATGCTGAGCAAATGAGTGCAATTTATCATTTTTTAGGCTTTAGCGTAGGGGTGGTGCTGTCTTCACAAAATAGCGATTTAGAACATAAAAAAGCCTATGAATGCGATATTACTTACGGCACAAATAATGAATTTGGCTTTGATTATTTACGCGATAATATGAAATTTTCTAAAGCAGAAAAGGTGCAAAGGGGACATCATTTTGTTATTGTCGATGAGGTCGATAGCATTTTGATTGATGAGGCGAGGACGCCTTTGATTATCTCAGGTCCTACGAACCGCACACTTGATGGCTATATTAAAGCAAATGAAGTGGCAAAAACCCTTAAAAGAGGCGAGTCATTAGAGGCTAAAGATTTGGCTAAGGGCGTTAAGGCTAGTGGCGATTTTATAGTCGATGAGAAAAATCGTAATATTTTAATCACAGAGGAGGGTATAGCAAAGGCGGAAAAGCTTTTTGGCGTGGAGAATTTATACAGCCTTGATAATGCGATTTTAGCACATCAGCTTGATCAAGCCTTAAAGGCACATAATCTTTTTGAAAAAGATGTGCATTATGTTTTAAGGGGTAATGAAGTTGTTATTGTCGATGAATTTACGGGCAGACTTAGTGAGGGGAGGCGTTTTAGCGAGGGGCTTCATCAGGCTTTAGAAGCGAAAGAGGGCGTGAAAATCCAAGAAGAAAGTCAAACTTTAGCTGACATTACCTTTCAAAATTATTTTAGAATGTATGATAAATTAGCAGGTATGACAGGCACAGCTCAAACAGAAGCGACAGAATTTTCACAAATTTATAATTTAGATGTTGTTTCTATCCCCACAAATATCCCTATTAAAAGGCAGGATAGGGACGATTTAATTTATAAAACTCAAGAGGAAAAATTTAAAGCCGTGATTGATGAGATTAAAAAAGCAAATGCTAAGGGACAGCCTGTGCTTGTGGGGACGGCAAGTATAGAAAGAAGTGAAGTTTTTCACTCTATGTTGGCAAAAGAAAAAATCCCCCATTATGTTTTAAATGCTAAAAATCACGAGCAAGAAGCCCTAATCATCGCCGATGCAGGTAAAAAAGGTGCGGTTACCATAGCGACTAATATGGCAGGGCGTGGAGTGGATATAAAAATCAATGATGAGGTTAGAGAGCTTGGGGGGCTTTACATCATCGGCACGGAAAGGCACGAGAGCCGTAGGATAGACAATCAACTTCGTGGGCGTTCTGGTCGTCAAGGGGACCCTGGGACGAGTCGTTTTTATTTAAGCCTTGAGGATAATCTTTTGCGAATTTTTGGGGGCGATAAGATTAAGAGCATTATGGAAAGACTTGGCATTAAAGAGGGCGAGAGTATTGAAAGTCGCATTGTTACAAGGGCGGTGGAAAATGCACAAAAAAAGGTGGAAAGTTTGCATTTTGAAAGCCGTAAGCACTTATTAGAATATGATGATGTGGCAAATGAGCAAAGAAAGACGATTTATCGTTACCGCAATGAGCTTTTAGATGAAAATTATGACATTAGGGCAAAAATCTCGCAAAATATTAAAGAATACGCACAAAATACCCTAAATTCCATGATGATGGGTGAGAGTTTGGACGATTTTGAAGCCTTAAAGCAAAAAATAGCTCACGATTTTGCGACTGAGATTAATGAGGCGGATTTTAAGGAGCTTGATTTGGTCGCTTTGGAGGAGAAATTAAGCGAAATTTTGGAACGCTCTTATGAAGAAAAAATGGCACAAGTTGCGAAGGAGCAGTTGAGAAATATCGAGAGAATTTTGTATTTGCAAGTTTTGGATAATGCTTGGAGAGAGCATTTATATCAAATGGATATTTTAAAAACGGGCATAGGACTTAGAGGGTATAATCAAAAGGATCCTTTGGTGGAATATAAAAAAGAAAGCTACAATCTTTTCTTAGAGCTTGTTGAGCGCATTAAATTTGATAGCATTAAGCTACTTTTTAGTGTGCAGTTTTCACAAAAAGAGGTGGAAAATTTAGAGCAAAAGGTAAGCAAGGAAAATGAGGAATTTTTGGAAAATACCGCACAAATAGGTGCGAGTGAGGATAATTTAGGCGAAGCGGAATTTAAAAAAGTGCCTAGAAATGCTCCTTGCCCTTGCGGAAGCGGAAAGAAATTTAAAGAATGCCACGGAAAAAGTGGTCCTAAGAGGGGGTTTTTAGCTTAA
- a CDS encoding HsdM family class I SAM-dependent methyltransferase, translating into MANEKHTENLILNAFEAKLGKNEDFSLFMQSVDKEISALIKAFKEAGGKPDLCDIEDFSKGGNGIAQPDFIALFDRDKDTIFICECKKGANFHRSANLNKPKSYALDGVIYYAKFLQKYFNVIALAVSGTKELKSTALYFPKSANLSYDEKVFLKTENIILNPLNYLKLLKGERLSREFSLSKVSLLALEFHDTLREIKISERHKPIFIAGLLLALENDDFRRDYYAFNSFNTLYSSLRLALNEVLNKADLTNKKIKNIENAINEVENNVKLKEKHLIEKGSIFWYLKELDMKIRPMINHANSNLDALGIFYHEFIKYTGGDGKGLGIVLTPAHLSEFMCEIAGVNKKSKVLDICCGSASFLVSAMVLMIKQANEKEASQIKKEQIYGIELDPDLYTLANTNMIMRRDGKSNIYQGDCFNEEFDKLKGVCNVGILNPPYSQKDKSELEFVERLCELIVPGGLVCVVVPLSCAIGNKFKLERERLFKKHSLLAVFSMPDDIFYSNNANTNTCVMLWQAHTPHYINVNLREKELLDEENIRNFTYFGFYKDDGFVKAKKLGRIDKYNRWQKIKKEWIENYQLKKQIDGLSIIKKVTHLDEWLAEAYIKTDYSKLTREDFEKTVRDYLAHLIKWNLNDKG; encoded by the coding sequence ATGGCAAATGAAAAACATACGGAAAATTTAATACTTAATGCTTTTGAGGCAAAGCTTGGTAAAAATGAAGATTTTTCGCTTTTTATGCAAAGTGTAGATAAAGAAATTTCAGCTCTTATAAAGGCTTTTAAGGAAGCGGGTGGTAAGCCTGATCTTTGTGATATAGAGGATTTTTCAAAAGGTGGAAATGGTATAGCACAGCCTGATTTTATAGCGCTTTTTGATAGGGATAAGGATACAATTTTTATTTGTGAGTGTAAAAAGGGAGCAAATTTTCATAGGAGTGCGAATTTGAATAAACCCAAATCTTACGCACTTGATGGGGTGATTTACTATGCTAAGTTTTTACAAAAGTATTTTAATGTTATAGCCCTAGCTGTCAGCGGAACGAAAGAGCTTAAAAGCACGGCTTTATATTTTCCCAAAAGTGCTAATTTAAGCTATGATGAAAAGGTATTTTTAAAGACAGAAAATATCATTTTAAATCCCTTAAACTATCTAAAGCTTTTAAAAGGCGAGAGATTAAGCAGGGAATTTTCTCTTTCTAAGGTGAGCTTGTTAGCTTTGGAATTTCACGATACTTTAAGAGAGATTAAGATTAGCGAAAGACATAAGCCTATTTTTATTGCAGGACTTTTACTTGCTTTAGAAAATGATGATTTTAGGAGGGATTATTATGCTTTTAATTCTTTTAATACGCTTTATTCTAGCCTTAGACTTGCTTTAAATGAAGTGTTAAATAAGGCAGATTTGACAAATAAAAAAATAAAAAATATAGAAAACGCCATTAATGAAGTGGAAAATAATGTCAAGCTTAAAGAAAAGCATTTGATTGAAAAAGGCTCTATTTTTTGGTATCTTAAAGAGCTTGATATGAAAATTAGACCTATGATTAATCACGCGAATTCAAATTTAGACGCACTAGGTATTTTTTATCACGAATTTATCAAATACACAGGTGGCGATGGTAAGGGGCTTGGCATAGTGCTAACCCCTGCGCATTTGAGTGAATTTATGTGTGAAATAGCTGGGGTCAATAAGAAAAGTAAAGTTTTAGATATTTGTTGCGGTTCGGCTTCTTTTCTTGTTTCGGCTATGGTTTTGATGATAAAACAAGCAAACGAAAAAGAAGCTTCGCAGATAAAAAAAGAGCAAATTTATGGCATAGAGCTTGACCCTGATCTTTATACTTTGGCTAATACCAATATGATTATGCGGCGTGATGGTAAGAGTAATATTTATCAAGGCGATTGCTTTAATGAGGAATTTGACAAGCTAAAGGGCGTTTGTAATGTGGGGATTTTAAATCCTCCTTATTCTCAAAAAGATAAAAGCGAGCTGGAATTTGTGGAGAGGCTTTGCGAGTTGATTGTTCCTGGGGGGTTGGTTTGCGTTGTTGTGCCTTTATCTTGTGCTATTGGGAATAAATTTAAACTTGAAAGGGAAAGACTTTTTAAAAAGCATTCTCTTTTAGCGGTGTTTTCAATGCCAGATGATATTTTTTATTCTAATAATGCCAACACAAATACCTGCGTTATGCTTTGGCAAGCCCACACGCCTCATTATATCAATGTTAATTTAAGAGAAAAAGAGCTTTTGGACGAGGAAAATATAAGAAATTTTACCTATTTTGGTTTTTATAAAGACGATGGTTTTGTGAAGGCTAAAAAGCTGGGAAGGATTGATAAATATAATAGATGGCAAAAAATTAAAAAAGAGTGGATAGAAAATTATCAACTTAAAAAGCAAATTGACGGCTTAAGCATAATTAAAAAAGTAACGCATTTAGATGAGTGGTTAGCTGAGGCTTATATTAAAACGGATTATTCTAAGCTTACTAGGGAAGATTTTGAAAAGACCGTGAGGGATTATTTGGCACATCTTATAAAATGGAATTTAAATGATAAAGGTTAA
- a CDS encoding restriction endonuclease subunit S, with protein sequence MIKVKDLFDIKTGGDLWIEKETKGEIPVVALGFEDNGIVGFIKKNTKHKLYPKGSITVAGWAGGLKAFVQERDFYVRGRVKILIPKNSNMLLSEKLFYCTCLNQNSFRFAYGRKSSADKLADLLLPSKIPLWVYNLNISDLKKKFISKTRTQFDLELSTWREFKMVDIFEKIIRGKRLKSEDREHDLNEKQTLYFSASELDNGLTDKITNPVFVEKNALIYTTFGDCFYVEGEFSASDEINIFKHSKMDKYSALFIATIISQNKYRYRFGRKAFFNKFENEFIKLPALKEKGEMKPDFAFMSAYIKTLKYSEFI encoded by the coding sequence ATGATAAAGGTTAAAGATTTATTTGATATTAAAACGGGTGGGGATTTGTGGATTGAAAAGGAAACAAAGGGAGAAATTCCTGTTGTAGCACTTGGTTTTGAGGATAATGGCATTGTTGGTTTTATAAAAAAAAATACAAAGCACAAGCTCTACCCAAAAGGCTCTATTACAGTGGCTGGTTGGGCTGGCGGTTTAAAAGCGTTTGTGCAAGAAAGGGATTTTTATGTGAGGGGCAGAGTTAAAATTTTAATCCCTAAAAATTCAAATATGCTTCTAAGTGAAAAGCTATTTTATTGCACTTGCTTAAATCAAAATTCATTCCGTTTTGCTTATGGGCGTAAGTCGTCTGCTGATAAATTGGCGGATTTATTACTGCCAAGTAAAATTCCTCTGTGGGTTTATAATTTAAATATTAGTGATTTGAAGAAAAAATTTATTTCAAAAACTAGAACACAATTTGATTTAGAGCTTTCCACTTGGCGTGAATTTAAAATGGTAGATATTTTTGAAAAAATCATAAGAGGCAAGAGGCTTAAAAGCGAGGACAGAGAACACGATTTAAATGAAAAACAAACGCTTTATTTTTCGGCATCAGAGCTTGATAATGGCTTGACAGATAAAATTACAAATCCCGTTTTTGTGGAGAAAAACGCTTTAATCTATACGACCTTTGGAGATTGTTTTTATGTGGAAGGTGAATTTAGTGCTAGTGATGAGATTAATATCTTTAAACATTCTAAAATGGATAAATACTCAGCTCTTTTTATTGCTACAATCATTTCTCAAAACAAATATCGTTACCGCTTTGGCAGAAAAGCTTTTTTTAACAAATTTGAAAATGAGTTTATTAAATTGCCCGCCCTTAAAGAAAAAGGCGAGATGAAGCCTGACTTTGCTTTTATGAGTGCGTATATCAAAACTTTAAAATATAGTGAGTTTATATGA